CCCACCGTTTGAGCTTCGCGAGGCTCTCCCGCTCCCGCCGGGAAACGGGGTCGTCCGTCCCCAGCTCTGCGCCATCGTAGGCGTTGACAACGGCACACCCGGCGCGGTCGCAGTACCCGGTCAGCTCATTCGGGTTCCCCACGTCGTGCTGGAACGGGATCGTGGCGTCGTTGACGAACACTGCCGCGGGTTTTTGCGGCGCGGCCTCGAGAAGCGTCCCGGCGCGATCGGCGTTGTCCCGGGCCAGCGCCTGCGTCTCGTCGTCGGTTGTTCCCTGGAGCCTCGGTGCGTGCGCCTCGAGGACGCCGTGCCAGACGCCCTCGGGAACGTCGAGAAACCGATCGAGTCGGCCGCCGATCACCCGACCGTCGCGTTCGACTTCCGGTCCGAATTCGAACACGACGACGCCGTCCGTTCCGTGCTGGTCGATCCAGGCCGAAAGCGCCCGGGCGGTAAGACGGGTTTTTCCCGCGCCCGAAGGGCCGACGATCAGCGTCGATCCCGACAGCGGAACGTCCAGATCCCCGTCGTCGCGGTCACTCATCCGGTCACCTCCTCGCGACCGTACTTCCCGACGAGGCCGACGATCGCGATCGCGAGCACGACGGCGAACGCGAGCACGAATCCGGAGATCGGATCGACGCCGGTCGAAACCTCCTCCCGAACGAAGTTGGCGGCGAGGGTTCCCGACACGGCAAACAGCACGATTCCGCCGAGGTTCGCCACCCGGGAGTTGGGTTCGGGCACCGCGTCGCTGTTCAGGAGGTACAACACGACCGCGATCGCGAACGGCGTCCCGACGGTTCCCAGCGCCAGCACGAGCACGAGTTGGCCGAGCACCTCCCCACCGATGAACGCGCCGGCGCCGGAAACGACGGCGAACCCCGCAAGCAGCAGCCGATAGCGTGCGTCGGCGATGGTCGTCTCCCAGCCGAGTTTGTCGGCGACCAGGAACGGCGGCACCACCGTGTTGGCGCCGAGCGTCGACACCGCGGCGCCGCCGAGTCCAAGCAGGAACAACAGCCTGGCGTGCTCGCCGACCAGCGGTCCCAGCGCCTCGGCGGCTCCCACCGCGGTCAGGTCCGGATCCGAGAGCACGCTCGCGGCGACGAGGAAGATCGCGACGCTGTAGATCCCGAAGGCCACGAGCATCGACGCGCCGACGTCGAACGTTGCGAGCCCATACTCTCGCTCCGTCCACCCGCGTGCCCGCATCGTGTACGAGTGCATCGTGATCAGCGTGATGTGGACCGCGCCGCCGAGCACGCCCGCCGCGACCAGCGCGCCGCCGGACGGGAGCGTGGGAACGAGCCCTGTCGCCGCCGTTCCCGCGTCGATCGGGACCACGAACAGTGAGGCGACGAACGCGGCCACCGCCAGCGCGACGAGCACCTTCGCCGCGAGCTCCAGGAGGTCGTACCCCCTCCCGGCAAGCCCGAGGAGGAGGATCAGCGCCCACAGCACGCCCCACGCACGGGCGTCGACACCCGTGAGCGTTGCCGACACGCTGGCGAGGGTGTTCATGATCACGAGCTGGGCGACGCCGGCGGCGATGACGACGTCTAACACCAGCACCCACGCCCACAACTCGCCGAGGTGGTCCTCCGTGACGCCGACGATCCCCCGTTCGGTAAGCAGCCCCAGACGCATCGCCAGGTACTGTGCGAGCGCGCCTGCTCCCGCCGACAGGACGACCACCCAAAGCAGGGCGTAATCGAACAGCGCGCCCGCGGTGATCAGGCTCGCCATCGTCGCCGGCCCAGCCGCGATCGCGCCGGCGATCCAGGACGGCCCCATCTCCCGCAGGTACGACCGGACCGTTCCCCGGGTGACGGCAGTCACGTCGGTCGTCGACTCCGTCGACTCA
The Halalkaliarchaeum desulfuricum DNA segment above includes these coding regions:
- a CDS encoding P-loop NTPase family protein, which gives rise to MSDRDDGDLDVPLSGSTLIVGPSGAGKTRLTARALSAWIDQHGTDGVVVFEFGPEVERDGRVIGGRLDRFLDVPEGVWHGVLEAHAPRLQGTTDDETQALARDNADRAGTLLEAAPQKPAAVFVNDATIPFQHDVGNPNELTGYCDRAGCAVVNAYDGAELGTDDPVSRRERESLAKLKRWADRTIELE
- a CDS encoding divalent metal cation transporter, which gives rise to MSEATAPESTESTTDVTAVTRGTVRSYLREMGPSWIAGAIAAGPATMASLITAGALFDYALLWVVVLSAGAGALAQYLAMRLGLLTERGIVGVTEDHLGELWAWVLVLDVVIAAGVAQLVIMNTLASVSATLTGVDARAWGVLWALILLLGLAGRGYDLLELAAKVLVALAVAAFVASLFVVPIDAGTAATGLVPTLPSGGALVAAGVLGGAVHITLITMHSYTMRARGWTEREYGLATFDVGASMLVAFGIYSVAIFLVAASVLSDPDLTAVGAAEALGPLVGEHARLLFLLGLGGAAVSTLGANTVVPPFLVADKLGWETTIADARYRLLLAGFAVVSGAGAFIGGEVLGQLVLVLALGTVGTPFAIAVVLYLLNSDAVPEPNSRVANLGGIVLFAVSGTLAANFVREEVSTGVDPISGFVLAFAVVLAIAIVGLVGKYGREEVTG